Proteins co-encoded in one candidate division TA06 bacterium genomic window:
- a CDS encoding HAMP domain-containing histidine kinase, which yields MASFIKPHSRWSQVWRAYLFIGALLLVAASLVYTVGLIKRLESEPRIMSRVFARFCMTAALPEPAGESPETGIIFEEVIQNINFPVVVTDRQGLPIAWRGIDVKGAEFDQQVIPAEVAGRWEKLTPEEPFYQLKKAIGELDHQNQPIIMTLGQDSNNVVTVHYGKPSVLRELRFIPIIQLVVVALFVWIGFIGFRTIKINEERAVWVGLAKEAAHQLGTPISSLMGWLALLKEGGHPAADAVPEMEKDLAHLNRALARFNQIGSIPKLQPVEVTQVITEAVDYFRRRAANLGKDIAFEESYQQPCEAALNAELFLWAVENLIKNAIDAIESPGGLIKVKVARNGQKLEIMVEDNGRGINPKNQSKIFRPGFTTKAVGWGLGLSLVKRIIEDYHGGRIRLLFSRPGAGTAFVINLPLPSKSKTL from the coding sequence ATGGCTTCGTTCATCAAGCCTCATTCCCGCTGGTCTCAGGTATGGCGGGCGTATCTTTTTATAGGGGCGCTGCTGCTGGTGGCGGCGTCGCTGGTCTACACGGTGGGGCTGATCAAAAGGCTGGAATCCGAGCCCCGGATCATGTCCCGGGTGTTCGCCAGGTTCTGCATGACCGCCGCCCTGCCCGAGCCGGCCGGAGAATCGCCCGAGACCGGAATAATATTTGAAGAGGTCATTCAGAACATCAATTTTCCGGTGGTGGTGACCGACCGCCAGGGCCTGCCCATCGCCTGGCGGGGGATCGATGTCAAAGGAGCAGAGTTCGACCAGCAGGTCATTCCCGCCGAAGTGGCCGGGCGCTGGGAAAAGCTGACGCCCGAAGAGCCTTTCTATCAACTGAAAAAAGCTATCGGAGAACTGGACCATCAGAACCAGCCCATCATCATGACCCTGGGCCAGGACTCCAACAACGTGGTCACCGTCCACTACGGAAAGCCAAGTGTTTTAAGGGAACTGAGGTTCATCCCCATCATCCAGTTAGTGGTGGTGGCTCTGTTCGTCTGGATCGGTTTCATCGGCTTCCGCACCATCAAGATCAACGAGGAACGGGCGGTATGGGTGGGCCTGGCCAAGGAGGCGGCCCATCAGCTGGGCACGCCCATCTCCTCGCTGATGGGCTGGCTGGCCCTGCTCAAAGAGGGGGGGCATCCGGCCGCCGATGCCGTGCCCGAAATGGAAAAGGATCTGGCCCATCTCAACCGGGCGCTGGCCCGTTTCAACCAGATCGGGTCAATTCCCAAGCTGCAGCCGGTGGAGGTCACCCAGGTAATAACCGAAGCGGTGGATTATTTTCGGCGCCGGGCGGCCAACCTGGGCAAGGATATTGCTTTTGAAGAGAGCTATCAGCAGCCCTGCGAAGCGGCCCTGAACGCCGAGCTGTTTTTATGGGCGGTGGAGAACCTGATAAAAAACGCTATCGACGCCATTGAAAGCCCGGGCGGGCTGATCAAGGTCAAGGTTGCCCGCAACGGGCAAAAATTAGAGATCATGGTGGAGGACAACGGCCGGGGGATAAATCCCAAGAACCAGTCCAAAATATTCCGGCCCGGCTTCACCACCAAGGCGGTGGGCTGGGGCCTGGGGCTTTCCTTAGTCAAAAGGATCATCGAGGATTACCACGGAGGAAGGATCAGGCTGCTGTTCAGCCGGCCCGGGGCCGGCACTGCCTTTGTCATAAATCTGCCCCTGCCTTCCAAATCAAAAACGCTATAA